In the genome of Methanobrevibacter sp., the window TGGACGATAAAATCCAGCTGATTGGAAAATCCAAAAGCAAACCCTCTCAAAAGACAATAGATAAACTCACTAAAGAACACATCAGAAATCCAAACAACTCCAAGTATGGCTTGAACATCTCAAAAGTGTTCGACATTTTCATAATCAAAAAACAGATTGCCGGTGATGACTATATCTTCGGTTATTATGATAATCTTGAGGATGCGCAATTTGTGAGAAATTACCTTCTTGAGCATAACTGGAATGTCAATGAATTCGGCACAATCAGCTATTGTGACATGTCAGAAAAATACAAGGTCACCCAAGTCATTGACGATAAGGTATATGTTCTTGACTCATCAGACACTAACAATTTTGATTTAGATGAAGTGTATGGGGAGTTTTTAGCCAAGATATCAAAGCATAAATATGGTCTTGCCAGCTATCCTCACTTGGATGAATTGAAAGATAACATCAAAGACTTGGAAATCGAATTTGGCGTAAAGACAAACGATGAGGTATGGTCATTTGAGAACATTGACGAATCAAAGTCACCTTTGAATCAAATTGTCTTCAATTTGACTCCTTTTGAGAAAAGCGTTTATGATTCAATCGAGGGCGAAACATCTTTGGAAGACATTAAGAAAGCGTTAATCAGATTCAAATCAAAAAACTTCGACGAAAAGATTAATAAAAATCTCGATTTACTAGTCGAGAAAGGCCTTGTTGAAAAAATTGGTGACGGATACAGAAAGACAAATGTATAAATATTTTTTAATACTAATATTAATTTGGTGTTTGCTATGCAAATGCCAAAGTTCTTTTTTGGTTTGAACGAGGAAATTCTTTTTAGAATTTCCTTTTAAAATTAAGGTGATGTGAATGTTTTCACCCCTAAGAGTAAAAGAAAATATCAAAAAATTTCATTCAAAAAGAAAAAATAATAAAAAATTTCCAAAACCAGTTTTAAAGAAATAGTTTCCAATAAGGAATAATTATTCCCTATCAGATAATAGTTCGCCAGCCACTCCAATACTTTCTTTTGGATAAGCTTGCACGAGAACAGTTATAGCTTCAATAGGCAAATCATATGCTTCAGCTACTGTTTCGGATACTTTTTTAACCATTTCTCTTTTTTTCTCAATACTAATTCCATCATTTCCAGCAATTGTTATAACAGGCATCTTATCACCAATTAAAATTTATAACAAAGATAATATAAATAAATTATTAAAGGATTTGATATTATGCTTGGTGAAGAGGAACTTGTTAAGCTATTTCCGGATTTTGCAGATTTGGTGCAACCATCTGGAATTGATTTAGAATTGGATAAGATTTACGTTCAAAAAACTTCCGGGTCATTGATTGACAATGAAAAGAATTTGCCTGAAATTGAAGAGCTTGAAGGAGATGTTTACACTTTGAAACCTCATACGGCCTATTTGGCAAGCATCAAGAGGAAAATAAAAA includes:
- the dmpI gene encoding 4-oxalocrotonate tautomerase DmpI; its protein translation is MPVITIAGNDGISIEKKREMVKKVSETVAEAYDLPIEAITVLVQAYPKESIGVAGELLSDRE